In Acinetobacter sp. C32I, one genomic interval encodes:
- a CDS encoding carbonate dehydratase: MLRKNPSGHLPVIDQSAYVDQTAIICGKVIVHANVFIGPYAVIRADETDENGEMHPISIGANSNIQDGVVIHSKAGAAVMIGENSSIAHRSIIHGPCEIGHHVFVGFNSVLFNCKIGAHSAIRHNAVVDGRDLPAYFYVPAMSYINPRTDLSQYPPIDISISEFSESVVSTNIELVKGYKALHNEF, translated from the coding sequence ATGTTACGTAAAAATCCTTCTGGGCATTTGCCTGTCATTGATCAGTCTGCCTATGTGGACCAAACCGCCATTATCTGTGGCAAAGTGATTGTACATGCCAATGTGTTTATTGGTCCTTATGCGGTTATTCGTGCCGATGAAACGGATGAAAATGGAGAAATGCACCCCATCAGCATTGGTGCCAATTCCAATATCCAAGATGGTGTGGTGATTCATTCCAAAGCAGGTGCCGCCGTGATGATTGGCGAGAACTCATCCATTGCGCATCGTTCCATTATTCATGGACCCTGTGAAATTGGGCATCATGTTTTTGTTGGATTTAACAGTGTGCTGTTTAACTGCAAGATTGGTGCTCATAGTGCAATCCGACACAATGCCGTTGTTGATGGCCGAGATTTGCCTGCGTATTTTTATGTGCCTGCCATGAGCTATATCAATCCAAGAACTGATTTAAGCCAATATCCTCCAATTGATATCTCGATTAGTGAGTTTTCAGAAAGTGTCGTCAGCACCAATATCGAGCTGGTCAAAGGCTACAAGGCATTACACAATGAATTTTAA
- a CDS encoding D-Ala-D-Ala carboxypeptidase family metallohydrolase has product MKYWYLLGFIGGLSACQAPEHLVQVHQPSQLEQKKQLSPITVIQQDIPASYQHWAAQVEHQQQIGAYKRFLKQHGTAFNVPDFQFFQTARDWQKCNYAEYEIPPRELWSNIVPTLNILNQLVQQKLIDHFTVTSVYRNPVLNQCAGGAAVSKHVFNAALDFRIGSENPDAIEQIKIEENKARLCQFWRDYGEALNMGLGVYASGQIHIDTAGYRTWGIDHRYSSSPCLKNFS; this is encoded by the coding sequence ATGAAATATTGGTATCTACTCGGATTTATTGGCGGTCTTTCGGCATGCCAAGCCCCAGAACACTTGGTTCAAGTTCATCAGCCGAGCCAGCTTGAACAAAAAAAGCAATTGTCACCCATAACAGTTATACAGCAAGACATTCCCGCCTCTTATCAACATTGGGCAGCTCAAGTTGAACATCAACAACAGATAGGGGCGTATAAACGGTTTTTAAAGCAACATGGCACAGCATTTAATGTACCCGATTTTCAATTTTTCCAGACCGCAAGGGATTGGCAAAAATGCAACTATGCTGAATATGAAATTCCACCCAGAGAGCTATGGAGCAATATTGTTCCGACTTTGAATATTTTGAATCAATTGGTTCAGCAAAAGTTGATTGATCATTTCACCGTAACATCCGTCTATCGCAATCCAGTTTTAAATCAGTGCGCAGGCGGTGCAGCGGTATCAAAACATGTTTTTAACGCGGCATTGGATTTTCGTATCGGAAGTGAAAACCCCGATGCTATTGAACAAATCAAGATAGAAGAAAACAAAGCCAGACTTTGTCAATTTTGGCGAGACTACGGCGAAGCACTCAATATGGGCTTGGGAGTTTATGCATCTGGACAAATCCATATTGATACGGCGGGATATCGCACATGGGGAATTGATCACCGCTATAGCTCATCGCCGTGCCTGAAAAATTTTTCTTGA
- a CDS encoding transcriptional repressor, whose translation MKLTIAQQNILNILKTENKALSAYELLEKAKPYGFQAPMQIYRILKKLTDQCLILKLNTLNMYASRQAEMSSNYQLITICTECQSVQSITIPQLRSCVETTIKAQQFKPQYSYLEILGLCFSCAAKHQSEHI comes from the coding sequence ATGAAACTTACAATCGCCCAGCAAAATATTCTAAATATATTAAAAACAGAAAATAAAGCCCTGAGTGCTTATGAGTTATTAGAAAAAGCAAAGCCCTATGGTTTTCAAGCACCAATGCAAATCTACAGAATTTTGAAGAAACTCACAGATCAATGTCTCATCCTAAAACTGAATACATTGAATATGTATGCCAGTAGACAAGCCGAAATGAGCTCCAACTATCAACTCATCACAATCTGTACAGAATGTCAGAGCGTACAAAGCATCACCATTCCACAGCTTCGCAGCTGTGTTGAAACCACAATCAAAGCACAACAGTTTAAGCCGCAATACTCATATTTAGAAATATTGGGGCTATGTTTTTCATGTGCTGCAAAGCATCAAAGCGAACATATTTAA
- a CDS encoding TonB-dependent siderophore receptor: MKTYPFSRLQKALLAVGSFSCLGLNTVSVHAETVTPRLAPIMVKAETSEPAYTQPKVNLSGFTQQNLAEIPASIHSVTAAQIADQHAKTLTDVVKNDAAVGEGYAPIGYYPNFVMRGFALNLGSSYLLNGHLVRGEQNIALENKAQVEILKGISAIQSGMSTPGGVVNYVTKRPEDIRSITLETDSHGGNRVAADVGGLLGDDQQFGYRVNLAKEEIHPYVEHANGQRWFGSVALDWKISDRSKLEFDLESQRQRQRSVPGYQLLDGKKVPTDVDWDRLLGHQSWGKPVSNESLNAGLKYSYQVNDNWSANLSASQSRVIVDDYSAFAWGCYSEICQTTGLGNTFDKNGNYDIYDFRSPDDSYLSNQFKTGLNGKFNTGTWQHTLNLELSQSYKRHAQHDPINELVGTGNIYTNTVTYQPSTATLGKHYKSFSSQQTALNLLDQIDFNKQWSVLAGGKLLHLNEDAYDAEAHKIRDTNFNRFLPQFALMYQPWQGTNVYASYAKGLSDGGQAPWYAENKFETLAPKHSTQYEIGIKQQWQDLLFTAALFNLKQDNQYTDVTSNFVADGEQHNLGLELGAQGRVGQNLDITSTLALTRSRLKDTQSAEYQGHQTQNIPAVRFATYLSYQLPQVEGLRLLAGMQYSSSKYAEKTGTVKVSGYTVFNAGTAYNFRAYGYDNTLRLNVDNLFNKKYWRDAGSFFGDDYLFLGAPRTAQLSWNVSF; encoded by the coding sequence GTGAAAACGTATCCATTTTCTCGTTTACAAAAAGCATTATTGGCGGTTGGTTCATTTTCATGCCTCGGATTAAATACAGTATCAGTCCACGCAGAAACTGTGACACCGCGATTAGCTCCAATTATGGTAAAAGCTGAAACTTCTGAGCCTGCTTACACTCAGCCTAAAGTGAATTTATCGGGTTTTACCCAGCAAAATCTTGCCGAAATTCCAGCATCTATTCATAGTGTGACAGCAGCACAGATTGCGGATCAACATGCCAAAACCCTGACCGATGTGGTAAAAAATGATGCCGCTGTCGGTGAGGGCTATGCACCGATTGGTTATTATCCAAATTTTGTAATGCGTGGCTTTGCTCTAAATTTAGGATCAAGTTATTTACTGAATGGTCACTTGGTGCGAGGTGAGCAAAATATTGCACTTGAAAATAAAGCACAGGTTGAAATTTTAAAAGGTATCAGTGCGATTCAAAGTGGCATGTCAACGCCAGGTGGTGTGGTGAATTATGTGACCAAACGCCCTGAAGATATTCGCTCTATTACACTGGAAACAGATAGCCATGGGGGCAATCGTGTAGCAGCGGATGTTGGCGGTTTATTGGGTGACGATCAGCAATTTGGCTATCGGGTCAATCTTGCCAAAGAAGAAATCCATCCATATGTCGAACATGCCAACGGTCAGCGTTGGTTTGGTTCTGTTGCTTTGGACTGGAAAATTTCAGATCGTTCAAAACTCGAATTTGATCTTGAATCCCAACGCCAGCGCCAACGTTCTGTTCCTGGTTACCAATTACTTGATGGTAAAAAAGTACCTACAGATGTGGATTGGGATCGCTTATTAGGTCATCAAAGCTGGGGTAAACCTGTCAGTAATGAAAGTCTCAATGCTGGTTTAAAGTATAGTTACCAAGTGAACGACAATTGGAGTGCTAATCTTTCAGCATCCCAAAGTCGAGTGATAGTCGATGATTATTCTGCATTTGCATGGGGCTGTTATAGCGAGATATGCCAAACAACAGGCTTAGGGAATACCTTTGACAAAAATGGCAATTACGATATTTATGATTTCCGTAGTCCAGATGACAGTTATCTTAGCAATCAATTTAAAACGGGTTTAAACGGAAAATTTAACACTGGAACTTGGCAACATACACTCAATTTAGAATTATCACAGAGTTATAAGCGCCATGCCCAGCATGATCCAATAAATGAATTAGTCGGTACGGGAAATATCTATACAAATACTGTGACTTATCAGCCTTCAACTGCAACCTTGGGGAAGCATTACAAATCATTCAGCAGTCAACAAACGGCACTTAATCTGCTGGACCAGATTGATTTTAATAAGCAATGGTCGGTTCTGGCGGGCGGAAAGCTGTTGCATTTAAATGAAGATGCTTATGATGCAGAAGCTCATAAAATCCGAGATACCAACTTTAATCGCTTTTTACCTCAATTTGCATTGATGTATCAGCCTTGGCAAGGCACCAATGTCTATGCTTCCTATGCCAAAGGTTTGAGTGATGGTGGACAAGCACCGTGGTATGCCGAAAATAAATTTGAAACATTGGCACCAAAACATTCAACTCAGTATGAAATCGGTATTAAGCAGCAGTGGCAAGACTTACTCTTTACAGCAGCCTTATTCAATTTAAAACAAGACAATCAATATACAGATGTAACCAGTAATTTTGTTGCTGATGGTGAGCAACATAATCTTGGCTTAGAACTCGGTGCGCAAGGTCGTGTAGGCCAAAACCTAGATATCACCTCGACTTTGGCTCTTACACGTTCACGTTTAAAGGATACTCAGTCAGCCGAATATCAGGGTCATCAAACTCAAAATATACCTGCTGTGCGTTTTGCGACTTATCTCTCTTATCAACTCCCTCAAGTGGAAGGACTACGATTGTTGGCGGGTATGCAGTACAGCAGCAGTAAATATGCTGAGAAAACAGGCACGGTAAA
- the zigA gene encoding zinc metallochaperone GTPase ZigA, with protein MNPSLATPSKLPVTVLSGFLGSGKTTLLNHILNNREGRKIAVIVNDMSEVNIDAALVREGGAALSRTDEKLVEMSNGCICCTLREDLLIEVRRLAEDKRFDQLVIESTGISEPLPVAETFTFEDENGISLAEFARLDTMVTVVDAYNFLKDYGSVDRLTSRGESLGEQDERNVVDLLIDQIEFCDVIVLNKVDLIGEEEKEKLLGILHSLNPRAKIEISEFGQVNLDKILDTQLFDFNEAAQAPGWLKELRGEHTPETEEYGIGSFVYRARRPFHPQRFFDFIHSEWQGVIRSKGFFWLASHPEFAGSWSQAGAMARHGVAGYWWAAVPDEHWPEDQPSRDAIAKSWDDSTGDARQEIVLIGMEMDQARLIEQFDACLLNDEEMALGAAQWQKFENPFEEWHQVVAS; from the coding sequence ATGAATCCATCTTTAGCCACTCCATCCAAACTTCCTGTAACTGTCTTATCCGGATTTTTAGGCTCAGGAAAAACCACATTACTCAATCATATTTTAAACAATCGTGAAGGACGCAAAATTGCAGTCATTGTGAATGATATGTCTGAGGTCAATATTGATGCAGCACTGGTTCGTGAAGGCGGCGCAGCGCTATCAAGGACCGATGAAAAACTGGTTGAAATGAGCAATGGCTGTATTTGCTGTACTTTGCGAGAGGATTTACTGATCGAAGTTCGTCGTTTAGCCGAAGATAAGCGCTTTGATCAATTGGTGATTGAGTCCACAGGAATTTCTGAGCCATTACCCGTTGCAGAAACCTTTACCTTTGAAGATGAAAATGGCATTTCTCTGGCTGAATTTGCTCGCTTGGATACCATGGTCACTGTGGTTGATGCTTATAATTTTCTTAAAGATTATGGTTCTGTTGATCGTTTAACTTCACGGGGGGAATCACTGGGTGAGCAGGATGAACGTAATGTGGTTGATCTTTTAATAGATCAGATTGAATTCTGCGATGTGATTGTATTGAATAAAGTAGATCTGATCGGTGAAGAAGAAAAAGAAAAATTATTGGGTATTTTGCATTCACTCAATCCTAGAGCAAAAATTGAAATTTCTGAATTTGGGCAAGTTAATCTGGATAAAATTTTAGATACCCAGCTATTTGATTTTAATGAAGCTGCGCAAGCACCGGGTTGGCTCAAAGAATTAAGAGGTGAACATACGCCTGAAACTGAAGAATATGGGATTGGTAGTTTTGTCTATCGGGCCAGACGACCTTTTCACCCACAACGGTTTTTTGATTTTATTCATTCTGAATGGCAGGGTGTTATTCGCTCAAAAGGCTTTTTTTGGTTGGCATCTCATCCTGAATTTGCAGGTTCTTGGTCTCAAGCAGGTGCAATGGCCAGACATGGCGTAGCAGGGTATTGGTGGGCGGCTGTCCCAGATGAGCATTGGCCAGAAGATCAACCAAGCCGCGATGCCATTGCAAAGAGTTGGGATGATTCGACTGGTGACGCACGACAAGAAATTGTGTTGATTGGGATGGAAATGGATCAGGCGAGACTGATTGAACAGTTTGATGCCTGTTTATTAAATGACGAGGAAATGGCCCTAGGTGCAGCGCAATGGCAGAAATTTGAAAATCCTTTTGAAGAATGGCATCAGGTCGTAGCAAGCTAA
- a CDS encoding YbaN family protein has translation MQKDASFAQQTKGEESVHAESSPCIHTVKLHTSPLVRGVYIFLSILCLILAVLGIVLPGVPSFDFLFLATFFAARSSSRLHRWLLKNRYVNLLLVQYQGGFKKISRLRKCMLTFSGVLISVSFIFSSIHMHLKLSLLLILLIFLLWIWSRSEKIES, from the coding sequence ATGCAAAAAGATGCATCTTTTGCCCAACAGACAAAAGGAGAAGAGTCAGTTCATGCTGAATCTTCTCCATGCATACACACAGTGAAACTTCATACATCACCGCTGGTGCGCGGGGTTTATATCTTCTTGAGCATTCTCTGTTTAATTTTAGCCGTGCTAGGTATTGTTTTACCGGGTGTGCCTAGCTTTGACTTTTTATTTTTAGCCACCTTTTTTGCAGCCAGAAGCTCTTCAAGATTACATCGATGGTTGCTTAAAAATCGCTATGTCAATCTGCTACTGGTGCAATATCAGGGAGGGTTTAAAAAGATTTCCCGCTTACGCAAATGCATGCTGACTTTTAGCGGTGTATTGATTTCCGTCAGCTTCATCTTTTCTTCCATCCACATGCATCTAAAGTTAAGCCTCCTATTAATATTGCTGATTTTTCTACTCTGGATCTGGAGCAGATCAGAAAAAATTGAAAGTTAA
- a CDS encoding dihydroorotase: MNFKPQPNIIIRNANLVNEGRQQIADVLIQNGRIEKIAATITGIFNAKTIDAQGAWLIPGMIDDQVHFREPGTPHKGRIATESMAATIGGITSYMDMPNTNPPTLDLESLRQKKQIAARHSRANYAFHFGVSANNLDIIEQLDPKLVSGVKVFMGASTGNMLVDDPKILERLFANVPTILLTHCESTPQIQKQQALYLQQYGADIPARMHPKIRDKHACFESSRLAVALAEKYATQLHVLHISTAKELCLFKNLPLNRKHISAEVCIHHLSFDDSDYETLGHLIKCNPAIKTPQDKQALIAALAQSNRLDIIGTDHAPHTWDEKQQSYLNAPAGLPLVQHALPALMELVADRKLSIETLVRKTSHQVADLFKIKDRGYIREGYWADLVLLRKNHQTNAVKEQKNYMHCNWSPFQERTFRYQVDTTLVSGQLAWHQQQLFLNCQGQALEIDR, translated from the coding sequence ATGAATTTTAAACCGCAGCCAAACATCATTATTCGCAATGCCAATCTGGTTAATGAAGGAAGGCAACAGATTGCAGATGTACTCATTCAAAATGGTCGCATCGAAAAAATAGCGGCAACAATAACAGGCATATTTAATGCAAAAACGATTGATGCTCAAGGGGCTTGGCTGATCCCAGGCATGATTGATGATCAAGTTCATTTCAGGGAACCAGGTACACCACATAAAGGAAGGATTGCCACAGAATCCATGGCAGCCACAATCGGTGGTATTACCAGCTATATGGACATGCCCAATACCAATCCCCCGACATTAGATCTTGAAAGTTTACGGCAAAAGAAACAGATTGCAGCACGGCATAGTCGAGCAAATTATGCTTTCCATTTTGGTGTGAGTGCGAATAATTTAGACATCATTGAACAGCTTGATCCAAAACTTGTCAGTGGTGTCAAAGTTTTTATGGGAGCATCTACAGGCAATATGCTGGTTGATGATCCCAAAATACTTGAACGCTTATTTGCCAATGTTCCGACAATCCTGCTGACCCATTGCGAATCAACACCTCAGATCCAAAAGCAACAAGCGCTGTATTTACAACAATACGGCGCAGATATTCCTGCGCGAATGCACCCTAAAATTCGTGATAAACATGCCTGTTTTGAAAGTTCACGCCTAGCTGTTGCATTGGCCGAAAAATATGCTACTCAACTCCACGTTTTGCATATTTCAACGGCCAAAGAACTCTGCTTATTTAAAAATCTGCCTTTAAACAGAAAGCATATCTCTGCAGAAGTCTGTATTCATCATCTCAGTTTTGATGATTCAGACTACGAAACACTTGGGCATTTAATTAAATGTAACCCCGCAATTAAAACCCCACAGGATAAACAGGCACTCATCGCAGCCCTTGCCCAGAGTAATCGTTTAGATATTATTGGAACGGATCATGCCCCCCATACATGGGATGAAAAACAGCAGTCATATTTAAATGCTCCCGCTGGCCTACCACTGGTTCAGCATGCCTTGCCTGCATTGATGGAGCTGGTGGCAGACCGAAAACTGAGTATCGAAACTTTGGTACGTAAAACCTCCCATCAAGTTGCTGACCTGTTTAAAATCAAAGATCGGGGCTATATTCGAGAAGGCTATTGGGCTGACCTCGTGTTATTGCGTAAGAATCATCAAACAAACGCGGTGAAAGAACAAAAAAACTATATGCACTGCAATTGGAGTCCATTTCAGGAGCGGACGTTTCGTTATCAGGTCGATACCACCCTAGTTTCAGGTCAACTGGCTTGGCATCAGCAGCAGTTATTTTTAAATTGCCAAGGTCAGGCCTTAGAAATAGATCGTTAA
- a CDS encoding TonB-dependent receptor, giving the protein MKFKQQTLAILIHCVCMHGAYAEITSPVTAIEQPSSEKYYQIPANQLGYVLSSFAAQSGVVLSYDSNLLKGLTSKGLTGKYSIQKGFDYLLADQPYRIIRQGSTYLLLPKSQATPTYSEKISTDGQHLEPFNQMTTDVVVLPKIKLNAEQQKAKVNTSHLDREQINRFRGTGNGDVFSDMAGVQVNSLRNEAGAIDIGIRGMQGEGRVPVVIDGSLQSSHTFRGYQGESDRTYIDMDLISQIEVEKGASRAKFSVGGIGGIVKMRTLSANDILLPNQNAGVMLKGSFYNNNKTPHTSDNEKEQMSYLLHNKISSNNFQNGAGTLALAYRNEMFDLVAAYSKRVVGNYYAGKHGIDYYEKRDIVDVGPGQEVVNTSYQSDSGIIKAGINITDEHRVELNMRRHMQKAGEVMAFYWSRSKVIDPNSAPYGYIDGEYVEPQYIENAYTMPQWSLGSAAINALSGSYTYKPKQNNWVDLELGIWHTNAKYRQHNGMIGMQNSSYGDQYWGSFQDYRTGLNLENTSKFENLTLNYGLTYDEQRMKPRNLIDHEIARDGLRKESSVFLNGDYIFNDFTLSLGSKWHKAKVKDYGDQYRPMTPVAHSDLNAKGYAARQYEGKIDWMSQLNYQIVNGIDVYGKLSNSYRSPSLFESTVSGQTFSYDSDLPIKSENSRLIELGFVGERDDLFSATDHLKFNINYFRNQTKDFLTQGVQKKEIENQITPDFILPYTTSYTFVNYNQVVLKGLEFDLAYHHPSFFTSFNGTLYQAPKVCPASKEDCNEVGDSWSLISTRLPPRKIFNLTIGKNLLQNKLVLGARARYHSEKKNPKGWLAGTGVSGRAVTEISSETLVDVFANYQWNPNLALSFNVDNLTNRYNFDPGTVIGMPIPGRTIKAGIEIKF; this is encoded by the coding sequence ATGAAATTCAAACAGCAAACTTTGGCAATTCTTATACATTGTGTCTGTATGCATGGGGCTTATGCCGAAATCACTTCGCCAGTTACCGCTATTGAGCAACCAAGTTCGGAAAAATATTATCAAATTCCAGCAAACCAATTGGGTTATGTACTGTCTAGCTTTGCCGCACAGTCTGGTGTCGTCTTAAGTTATGATTCTAATCTTTTAAAAGGACTGACAAGCAAGGGCCTTACAGGAAAATATTCCATACAGAAAGGTTTTGATTATCTATTGGCGGATCAGCCTTATCGAATCATACGGCAAGGTTCTACCTATTTATTACTGCCTAAATCTCAAGCAACACCCACATATTCCGAAAAAATCAGTACGGATGGTCAGCACCTTGAGCCATTCAATCAGATGACAACCGATGTTGTTGTTCTGCCTAAGATTAAGCTGAATGCTGAACAACAAAAAGCCAAGGTGAATACCAGCCATCTAGATCGGGAACAGATTAATCGATTTAGAGGGACGGGGAATGGTGATGTTTTTTCTGATATGGCTGGGGTGCAGGTCAACAGTTTAAGGAATGAGGCTGGCGCAATTGATATTGGAATTCGCGGGATGCAGGGTGAAGGGCGTGTTCCAGTGGTGATTGATGGGAGTCTACAATCCAGTCATACCTTTCGAGGCTATCAAGGTGAAAGCGATCGTACCTACATTGATATGGATTTGATTAGCCAAATTGAGGTTGAAAAAGGTGCTTCACGCGCAAAGTTTAGTGTTGGGGGGATTGGTGGTATTGTAAAAATGCGAACCTTAAGCGCAAATGACATTCTGCTTCCTAACCAAAATGCGGGTGTTATGCTTAAAGGTAGTTTTTATAATAATAATAAAACGCCACATACCTCCGATAATGAAAAGGAGCAGATGTCTTATCTGTTGCATAATAAAATTTCTTCAAACAACTTTCAAAATGGTGCTGGAACACTTGCTCTGGCTTATCGTAATGAGATGTTTGATTTGGTGGCTGCCTATAGCAAGCGAGTCGTTGGTAACTACTATGCGGGAAAACATGGTATTGATTATTATGAGAAACGGGATATTGTCGATGTTGGTCCAGGTCAGGAAGTCGTAAATACCAGCTATCAAAGTGATTCAGGCATCATTAAAGCAGGTATCAATATTACCGATGAACATCGTGTCGAATTGAATATGCGGCGCCATATGCAAAAAGCGGGTGAAGTGATGGCCTTTTATTGGAGCCGATCAAAAGTCATTGATCCGAACTCAGCGCCATATGGCTATATTGATGGCGAGTATGTTGAGCCTCAATACATTGAAAATGCCTATACCATGCCGCAATGGTCGCTTGGTTCAGCCGCCATTAATGCCTTGAGCGGTAGTTATACCTACAAACCTAAACAGAATAATTGGGTCGATTTGGAACTGGGAATTTGGCATACCAATGCCAAATATCGCCAGCACAATGGCATGATTGGTATGCAGAACTCAAGTTATGGAGATCAATATTGGGGGAGTTTCCAAGATTATCGGACTGGGCTAAATTTAGAGAACACCAGTAAATTTGAGAATTTAACTTTAAATTATGGTCTCACTTATGATGAACAGCGGATGAAGCCGCGGAATCTTATTGATCATGAAATTGCACGTGATGGGTTGCGTAAAGAATCCTCAGTCTTTCTTAACGGCGACTATATTTTCAATGATTTCACCCTGAGCCTAGGTAGTAAATGGCATAAAGCAAAAGTAAAAGATTATGGTGATCAATATCGACCAATGACGCCAGTCGCGCATTCAGACTTAAATGCAAAAGGTTATGCTGCACGTCAATATGAGGGGAAAATAGATTGGATGTCTCAGTTGAACTATCAAATCGTCAATGGGATTGATGTCTATGGGAAACTTTCAAATAGCTACCGTAGTCCAAGTTTATTTGAATCGACAGTGTCGGGCCAAACTTTTAGTTATGATTCTGACTTGCCAATTAAATCGGAAAATTCTCGTCTGATCGAACTGGGTTTTGTTGGAGAACGTGATGATCTATTCTCAGCAACCGATCATTTAAAATTCAATATTAATTATTTCCGTAATCAAACCAAAGACTTTCTGACTCAAGGCGTGCAGAAAAAAGAGATTGAAAATCAGATTACACCTGATTTTATCCTGCCTTATACCACCTCTTATACTTTTGTAAATTATAATCAAGTCGTACTCAAAGGTTTAGAGTTTGATCTTGCCTATCATCATCCAAGTTTCTTTACCAGTTTCAATGGTACTTTATATCAAGCACCTAAGGTTTGTCCTGCGAGTAAAGAAGACTGTAATGAAGTCGGTGATTCTTGGAGCTTAATTTCGACTCGTCTACCACCTCGCAAGATTTTCAATCTGACCATAGGTAAAAACCTATTGCAAAATAAGCTCGTTCTAGGTGCGCGTGCCAGATATCATTCAGAAAAGAAAAATCCGAAAGGCTGGCTCGCGGGCACAGGGGTGAGTGGACGGGCAGTAACCGAGATTTCGTCTGAAACCTTAGTTGATGTATTTGCCAATTATCAGTGGAACCCTAATCTGGCACTCTCTTTTAATGTCGATAACCTAACCAATCGTTATAACTTTGATCCGGGTACTGTGATTGGTATGCCGATTCCAGGTCGTACCATCAAAGCTGGGATAGAAATTAAATTCTAA
- the hisI gene encoding phosphoribosyl-AMP cyclohydrolase, whose product MVEQTIFKDMERAALGQQFDFDSVFAQIKWNQDGVLPVITQAQQSKAVLMMAWMNQEALLETLKTQQVCYWSRSRQCLWRKGESSGHRQYLTEARLDCDGDCLLLMVNQIGPACHTQRPNCFYLGLATDQVTILTEPML is encoded by the coding sequence ATGGTAGAACAAACTATCTTTAAAGACATGGAACGCGCTGCTCTGGGACAACAATTCGATTTCGACAGCGTATTTGCACAGATCAAATGGAATCAGGATGGAGTGCTTCCTGTTATTACCCAAGCACAGCAGAGTAAAGCCGTTTTGATGATGGCTTGGATGAATCAAGAGGCTTTACTGGAAACCTTAAAAACCCAACAGGTGTGTTATTGGTCCAGATCTCGCCAATGTTTATGGCGTAAAGGTGAAAGTTCAGGTCATCGCCAATATTTGACTGAAGCTCGACTCGATTGCGATGGAGATTGCCTGTTATTGATGGTAAATCAAATTGGCCCAGCCTGTCATACACAGCGTCCCAACTGCTTTTATCTGGGGCTAGCGACTGATCAAGTCACAATTTTAACTGAACCGATGCTTTAA
- the folE2 gene encoding GTP cyclohydrolase FolE2 — protein MNLALPDISAESHLPKANSYALDWVGMENIALPVRLENTLCQSQVNAYVSLDDPLAKGIHMSRLYTRLLELSSIQNINLADLELTLMDFLESHHNLSKHAKIEIHSELYIERSALISKLSGWKSYPFMLSCQLINGRFEAELRVEIPYSSTCPCSAALARNIIQQRFESALQKQEIALDQHEILNWLSRTDAIAATPHSQRSFAILHFKLDPKIKHIPLILFINQAEQALMTPVQTAVKRIDEQAFAIANGQNLMFCEDALRRLYGTFIHHNNIKGFNFKVIHAESLHAHDAVAQGSWQW, from the coding sequence ATGAATCTCGCCCTACCTGATATCTCTGCTGAATCTCATCTTCCCAAAGCCAATAGCTATGCCCTTGATTGGGTTGGCATGGAAAACATTGCCTTGCCTGTTCGGTTGGAAAACACCTTATGTCAGAGCCAAGTCAATGCTTATGTCAGTCTGGATGATCCTTTAGCCAAGGGTATCCATATGTCTCGGTTGTATACACGCCTATTAGAATTAAGCTCGATTCAAAATATTAATTTGGCTGATCTTGAATTGACACTTATGGATTTTCTGGAAAGTCATCACAATCTATCCAAACATGCCAAAATTGAAATTCACAGCGAACTTTATATCGAACGATCCGCACTGATTAGCAAATTATCAGGATGGAAAAGCTATCCCTTTATGCTGTCATGCCAACTGATAAATGGTCGATTTGAGGCTGAACTTAGAGTCGAAATTCCCTATTCTTCGACTTGTCCTTGTTCTGCCGCACTTGCTAGAAATATTATTCAGCAACGCTTTGAATCAGCGCTTCAAAAACAGGAAATCGCTCTAGATCAACATGAGATTCTGAACTGGCTGAGCAGAACCGATGCCATTGCGGCAACACCGCATAGTCAAAGAAGCTTTGCCATTCTTCATTTCAAATTAGATCCAAAGATTAAACATATTCCGCTGATTTTATTTATCAACCAAGCGGAACAAGCTTTGATGACACCCGTACAAACCGCAGTCAAACGCATTGATGAGCAAGCCTTTGCGATTGCCAATGGTCAAAACCTGATGTTTTGTGAAGATGCGTTGCGACGGCTCTATGGCACATTTATCCATCATAACAATATTAAAGGCTTCAACTTCAAAGTCATTCATGCAGAAAGCCTACACGCACACGATGCAGTCGCTCAGGGTTCATGGCAATGGTAG